Genomic segment of Candidatus Methylomirabilota bacterium:
GTGATCATCGTGGACACGCACTCGAAGCCCTCGGCCGCCCGGGTGATCGTCGAGCGGCTCCGCGACATCACGCCGAAGCCGGTCCGCTACGTGATCAACACGCACTTCCACTGGGACCACTGGCACGGCAACGAGGTGTACCCCGCCGCGTATCCCGCCGCCGAGATCGTGACCAACCAGATCACGCGCGAGGCGATGGTGAAGAAGGGGCTCAAGCGCATCAAGGACCACGTCCGCCAGCTCCCGGCGGAGATCGCGAAGCTCCGCGCCGACCTCGCCACGGCCCGCACGCCGGCGGAGCGCGCGACGCTCGAGGCTAATCTGAAGTTGGCCGAGGCCTACCAGGCCGAGGTCCGGGCGCTCAAGCCGGCGCTCCCGACGATCGCCTTCGAGCGGACGATGAAGCTCTATCGTCGCGACCGCGAGATCCAGCTCCTCCACCTCGGCCGCGCCCACACCGAGGGCGATGTGTTCGTCTACCTGCCGAAGGAGAAGGTCGTGATCACCGGCGACGCCGTCATCGGCTGGACGCCCTTCATGGGCGACGGCTACCCGGAGGACTGGGTCGGCACGCTCGATCGCCTCGCCCAGCTCGACTTCACCCACATCGTCATGGGCCACGGCAACGTCGGCGACCGGAACTGGCTCAGGACCTTCCGCGCCTACGTCCACGACATG
This window contains:
- a CDS encoding MBL fold metallo-hydrolase, producing MDCCGHEGHGSGDARFEFTKVADGVHAAVAAPAYKVNSNTAIIESDDGVIIVDTHSKPSAARVIVERLRDITPKPVRYVINTHFHWDHWHGNEVYPAAYPAAEIVTNQITREAMVKKGLKRIKDHVRQLPAEIAKLRADLATARTPAERATLEANLKLAEAYQAEVRALKPALPTIAFERTMKLYRRDREIQLLHLGRAHTEGDVFVYLPKEKVVITGDAVIGWTPFMGDGYPEDWVGTLDRLAQLDFTHIVMGHGNVGDRNWLRTFRAYVHDMVEAVRQEVAAGATLEEVKQRVPAKLAPTYEKPFSAYGDYRPWRAGILANIERTYAMVS